A single window of Calditrichota bacterium DNA harbors:
- a CDS encoding DUF1064 domain-containing protein, whose amino-acid sequence MNIPRHQIRARGSIAAKGGMNNLERRYANHLRKRQLAGEIHSFAYERHNLKLADKTYFKPDFEVMLPDGAIEFHEVKGFMEEDANVKIKVAADQFPQFIFRLIRWDRLEG is encoded by the coding sequence ATGAACATTCCTCGCCACCAAATTCGTGCCCGTGGCAGCATCGCTGCGAAAGGCGGCATGAACAACCTTGAGCGCCGCTATGCAAATCATCTTCGCAAACGCCAGCTGGCAGGCGAGATTCACAGTTTCGCCTATGAACGGCACAACCTGAAGTTGGCCGACAAGACCTATTTCAAACCGGACTTCGAAGTGATGCTGCCCGACGGCGCCATCGAGTTCCACGAGGTCAAGGGCTTTATGGAAGAAGACGCAAACGTCAAAATCAAGGTGGCAGCCGATCAGTTCCCCCAGTTCATTTTTCGCCTCATTCGATGGGACAGGCTGGAAGGCTGA